In a single window of the Benincasa hispida cultivar B227 unplaced genomic scaffold, ASM972705v1 Contig72, whole genome shotgun sequence genome:
- the LOC120069972 gene encoding pentatricopeptide repeat-containing protein At4g20090, with translation MPKCSLHQLNLLRISLQRPPGLHFYSVSRYYSTVLPLLYFSSLALSSNPPPRSKPGKDGDSELSISGKIFKSGPQLGSYKLGDATFYRLIENYASSGEFRLIEQVLDRMKREGRVLVESSFILIFKACGKAHLPGEAVKFYDRMVNEFHCKQTVKSFNSVLNVVIQEGDFSYAFNFYLRVFGANKKSFQPNVLTYNLIIKALCKLGQIDRAVETFREMPLKNCNPDVFTYSTLMNGLCKERRIDEAVFLLDEMQAEGCLPNPVTFNVLIDALCKNGDLSRAAKLVDNMFLKGCVPNKVTYNTLIHGLCLKGKLDKALHLLDKMVSSKCVPNEVTYGTIINGLVKQGRAEDGAHILVSMEQRGYKANEYIYSSLISGLFKEGKSEDAVRLWKEMVEKGCKPNVVVYGAFIDGLCRDGKPNEAEDILQEMLSKSCFPNAFAYSSLMKGFFKKGDSQKAILVWKEMMGQDIRHNEVCYSVLLNGLCEDGRLREALIVWKHMFREGLKPDVVAYSSMIKGLCDAGFVDQGLKLFYEMQCQEPKSRPDVITYNILFKALCKEDNLTRAIDLLNSMLDKGCDPDSVTCNIFLETLRERMNPPQDGRLFLDELVVRLLKRERKLSALRIVGEMLLRCLPPEASTWSRVIQRTCKPKRIQETIDECCRSLYGQ, from the coding sequence ATGCCAAAATGTTCACTTCACCAATTAAACCTCCTGAGAATCTCTCTCCAGAGGCCGCCTGGGCTTCATTTCTATTCAGTTTCGCGCTACTATTCAACCGTTTTGCCTCTTTTATATTTTTCGTCTCTCGCTCTTTCTTCCAACCCACCTCCCCGAAGCAAACCCGGGAAAGATGGCGATAGTGAGCTCTCAATATCAGGTAAAATATTCAAATCCGGCCCCCAATTGGGTTCCTATAAGCTGGGGGATGCGACATTTTATCGTTTAATTGAAAACTATGCAAGTTCTGGGGAATTCCGCTTGATAGAGCAAGTTTTGGATAGAATGAAACGTGAAGGGCGGGTCCTTGTGGAAAGTAGTTTTATCCTAATATTCAAGGCTTGCGGGAAAGCTCATTTACCTGGGGAAGCTGTGAAGTTTTATGATAGAATGGTGAACGAGTTTCATTGTAAGCAGACTGTAAAGTCATTTAATTCAGTTCTTAACGTAGTTATTCAAGAGGGGGATTTTTCATACgcattcaatttttatttgcGCGTTTTCGGTGCCAATAAGAAGAGTTTTCAGCCAAACGTACTCACTTATAATTTGATTATTAAGGCACTGTGCAAGTTAGGACAGATAGATAGAGCCGTCGAGACTTTTAGAGAAATGCCACTTAAGAACTGCAATCCTGACGTCTTCACTTATAGTACGTTAATGAATGGGTTATGCAAGGAAAGGAGGATAGACGAGGCAGTGTTTTTGCTGGATGAGATGCAAGCAGAAGGCTGCCTTCCAAATCCAGTGACATTTAATGTGTTGATTGATGCACTATGCAAGAATGGTGACTTGAGTCGTGCAGCAAAGCTTGTGGATAATATGTTTCTCAAAGGTTGTGTTCCAAACAAAGTGACTTATAATACCCTCATCCATGGTTTGTGCTTAAAGGGCAAGTTGGATAAAGCTCTTCATCTTTTGGATAAAATGGTGTCGAGTAAATGTGTTCCTAACGAAGTCACATATGGAACAATCATTAATGGTCTTGTTAAACAAGGAAGGGCTGAGGATGGAGCTCACATTTTGGTGTCTATGGAACAGAGAGGATATAAAGCAAATGAGTACATTTACTCGTCTCTCATCAGTGGCTTGTTTAAGGAGGGCAAGTCTGAAGATGCTGTGAGGCTGTGGAAAGAAATGGTGGAGAAGGGATGCAAACCCAATGTTGTAGTTTATGGTGCGTTTATAGATGGTCTATGTCGAGATGGAAAGCCAAATGAAGCCGAAGACATTTTGCAGGAGATGTTAAGTAAAAGTTGTTTTCCAAATGCTTTCGCTTACAGCTCCTTAATGAAggggttttttaaaaaaggtgACAGCCAGAAAGCAATTCTTGTGTGGAAAGAGATGATGGGTCAGGATATTAGGCACAATGAAGTTTGTTACAGTGTCTTACTTAATGGCCTGTGTGAGGATGGAAGACTAAGGGAGGCGTTGATAGTGTGGAAGCACATGTTTAGAGAAGGACTTAAGCCTGATGTTGTGGCTTATAGTTCAATGATTAAAGGCCTCTGTGATGCTGGCTTTGTAGACCAGGGCTTGAAGCTTTTCTATGAGATGCAATGTCAGGAGCCTAAATCTCGACCAGATGTGATCACCTATAATATACTTTTCAAAGCCCTTTGCAAGGAGGATAATCTCACCCGTGCCATTGATCTTCTAAATAGTATGCTCGATAAAGGCTGTGACCCTGACTCAGTTACATGCAATATCTTTTTGGAAACTTTGAGGGAGAGGATGAATCCACCACAAGATGGAAGACTGTTTTTAGATGAGCTCGTGGTAAGGTTACTTAAGCGAGAGAGAAAATTATCTGCTTTGAGAATTGTAGGCGAAATGCTCCTGAGATGTCTACCACCAGAGGCATCAACTTGGTCCAGAGTCATTCAAAGGACATGCAAACCAAAAAGGATTCAAGAAACCATAGACGAGTGTTGCAGAAGCCTGTATGGACAATGA